From Synoicihabitans lomoniglobus, the proteins below share one genomic window:
- the tsaE gene encoding tRNA (adenosine(37)-N6)-threonylcarbamoyltransferase complex ATPase subunit type 1 TsaE produces the protein MASNICDKLRAGVATGSAAATRALATELAAALPDDTVLALHGDLGVGKTTFVQGLAAGLGIHDPVTSPTFNLYTLYPGPRRLLHLDAYRLENGGQVDALMLEDFLISPWIAAIEWPERIADWMPPDAWHLELGITADEQHTLRLR, from the coding sequence ATGGCTTCGAACATCTGCGATAAACTGCGCGCCGGTGTCGCCACGGGCAGTGCCGCAGCCACGCGCGCGCTTGCCACCGAACTGGCGGCGGCGCTGCCCGATGACACCGTGCTCGCGCTGCACGGCGACCTCGGCGTGGGCAAGACCACCTTTGTGCAGGGACTCGCCGCCGGTCTCGGTATCCATGATCCGGTGACAAGCCCCACGTTCAATCTCTACACGCTTTACCCCGGGCCCCGACGCCTGCTGCACCTCGATGCCTATCGCCTCGAAAACGGCGGCCAGGTCGACGCGCTGATGTTGGAGGACTTTCTCATCAGTCCCTGGATCGCAGCCATCGAGTGGCCCGAACGCATCGCCGACTGGATGCCGCCCGACGCATGGCATCTGGAACTCGGCATCACCGCCGACGAACAGCACACCCTGCGCTTGCGGTAG
- the thiL gene encoding thiamine-phosphate kinase, giving the protein MSPFTKQKSAAVSAWGEVRLIQEIRRWLGTATPRSPAGIGDDCATLAGSMRDQLLTVDPVIYGEHFDDNVPAKGVGAKLFNRNISDIAAMGGRPRAAVIALALSDDVKITWLREFYRSLAAIARLHHVPIIGGDIAHQPAGITATMTLIGEATEKRVLTRQGAAAEDWIFTTGKLGGSRLGWHWKFTPRLLEGQWLVARPDVRSMMDVSDGVAKDIWSLTPRGCRPALNAAAIPVSRSARLAATTSQRTPLAHALTDGEDYELLFTVNGSTDPAEFITAWRQRFRSKLSCIGQMRRKRSRRRDDDEIDLDSYHGFEHLR; this is encoded by the coding sequence GTGTCTCCCTTCACCAAACAAAAATCCGCCGCCGTGTCGGCCTGGGGCGAAGTGCGTCTCATCCAGGAGATTCGGCGCTGGCTTGGAACGGCGACCCCGCGTTCGCCGGCCGGCATCGGCGATGACTGCGCCACGTTGGCTGGTTCGATGCGCGACCAACTGCTGACCGTCGACCCGGTGATCTACGGCGAACACTTCGATGACAACGTGCCCGCCAAAGGGGTCGGCGCCAAACTCTTCAATCGCAACATCAGCGACATCGCCGCCATGGGCGGTCGGCCCCGCGCGGCGGTGATCGCGCTGGCACTCAGCGACGACGTGAAGATCACGTGGCTGCGCGAGTTTTATCGCAGTCTCGCCGCGATTGCCCGGCTGCACCATGTGCCGATCATCGGCGGCGATATCGCCCACCAACCGGCCGGCATCACCGCGACCATGACGCTCATTGGTGAGGCCACCGAAAAACGCGTGCTGACCCGGCAGGGCGCAGCGGCGGAAGACTGGATTTTCACCACCGGTAAACTCGGAGGCAGTCGCCTGGGTTGGCATTGGAAATTCACCCCGCGACTGCTCGAGGGCCAATGGTTGGTCGCACGTCCCGATGTGCGCTCAATGATGGATGTGAGTGACGGCGTCGCCAAAGATATTTGGTCGCTCACTCCTCGCGGCTGCCGTCCTGCCCTCAACGCTGCGGCCATCCCTGTCAGTCGCTCGGCGCGCCTCGCCGCGACGACCAGTCAGCGCACACCGCTGGCCCACGCCCTGACCGACGGCGAGGACTACGAACTGCTCTTCACCGTCAACGGCAGCACCGACCCGGCGGAATTCATCACCGCCTGGCGGCAGCGATTCCGGAGCAAACTCAGCTGCATCGGCCAAATGCGCCGCAAGCGTTCGCGCCGGCGCGACGACGACGAAATCGATCTCGATTCCTACCATGGCTTCGAACATCTGCGATAA
- a CDS encoding CPBP family intramembrane glutamic endopeptidase, with translation MPAESLDLNVLLALSGQILMLLCGVGVLWRLMFSAEGRAAQRGPKPLPPWSINGAEFGMAVLAVVAGGIAGQIAAVLIAAQLTTDENVMLTIGGAGFQGGLLAGAGIAYISILKPAQRNAARGHDEPPALPGTKAVNLWIAGPYTLLAAMPVLFVVNLTWVFLLESLGLSVEKQELVNIFAETDSPIVLIGMSFLAVVVAPLVEEVIFRAGLFRFLRTRLPRWAAFVLPAAIFGSLHGNLVAFMPLFMLGIVFAVAYERTGRISVPILAHALFNLNTILLLLAGVEV, from the coding sequence ATGCCCGCCGAATCCCTCGATCTTAACGTCCTCCTCGCGCTCTCCGGGCAGATCCTGATGCTGCTCTGCGGCGTGGGGGTGCTTTGGCGACTTATGTTCAGCGCCGAGGGACGCGCCGCCCAACGTGGTCCCAAACCCCTGCCGCCTTGGTCGATCAACGGCGCCGAGTTCGGCATGGCCGTGCTCGCCGTAGTGGCGGGCGGCATCGCGGGTCAGATCGCCGCCGTCCTGATCGCGGCGCAGCTCACCACGGATGAAAACGTCATGCTCACCATCGGCGGGGCCGGTTTCCAAGGTGGCCTGCTCGCCGGCGCCGGCATCGCGTATATTTCCATTCTCAAGCCCGCACAGCGCAACGCCGCTCGCGGCCACGACGAGCCGCCCGCGCTCCCCGGAACCAAGGCGGTGAATCTCTGGATCGCCGGCCCTTACACGCTTCTCGCCGCCATGCCGGTGTTGTTCGTCGTCAACTTGACGTGGGTCTTCTTGTTGGAATCACTCGGCCTGAGCGTCGAAAAACAAGAACTGGTCAACATTTTCGCCGAAACCGACTCTCCCATTGTGCTGATCGGCATGAGTTTTCTCGCCGTCGTCGTGGCCCCCTTGGTCGAAGAAGTCATTTTCCGCGCCGGTCTCTTTCGCTTTCTGCGCACCCGCCTGCCCCGTTGGGCGGCGTTTGTGCTGCCAGCCGCGATCTTCGGATCGTTGCATGGCAACCTCGTCGCGTTCATGCCGTTGTTCATGCTGGGGATCGTTTTCGCGGTCGCTTATGAGCGCACCGGTCGGATCAGTGTGCCGATTCTGGCTCACGCCTTGTTCAACTTGAACACCATCCTGCTACTCCTTGCCGGAGTGGAGGTCTGA